One genomic window of [Clostridium] scindens ATCC 35704 includes the following:
- a CDS encoding TraX family protein yields the protein MANSTEGMNWKAGITSYQLKWIAIVTMVIDHMGAILYPTEMVFRYIGRISFPIFCFLLVEGFCHTHDIFGYMARLGAFALMSEIPYDLAFNGEVLEFTHQNVFFTLLLGVILMYVLEKGGEWPQKAVEVLLVMWMAVFFHTDYGYRGILLIFIFYQLRRFRWAKLGCGAAWNLIWNRSIQGYGAFAMIPIALYNGSRGKKMKYFFYIFYPAHLLILFVISRYIG from the coding sequence ATGGCTAATAGTACGGAAGGCATGAATTGGAAGGCTGGAATTACTTCATATCAGTTGAAATGGATTGCCATTGTGACGATGGTGATTGATCATATGGGAGCAATCCTGTATCCTACAGAGATGGTATTCCGATATATAGGAAGGATTTCATTTCCGATATTCTGTTTTCTGCTGGTAGAAGGGTTCTGTCATACCCACGATATCTTCGGGTATATGGCGAGGCTGGGCGCTTTTGCGCTTATGTCGGAGATTCCTTATGATCTGGCTTTTAATGGCGAGGTACTGGAATTTACGCATCAGAATGTTTTTTTTACGCTTCTCCTTGGCGTGATTCTGATGTATGTCCTGGAGAAGGGCGGGGAATGGCCTCAGAAGGCAGTTGAGGTCTTGCTGGTTATGTGGATGGCAGTGTTTTTTCATACAGATTATGGCTACAGGGGAATCCTGCTGATATTTATATTCTACCAGCTGCGGCGCTTCCGGTGGGCAAAGCTTGGATGCGGAGCGGCCTGGAATCTGATCTGGAATCGGAGCATACAGGGATATGGCGCATTTGCCATGATTCCGATCGCATTATATAATGGAAGCCGGGGCAAGAAGATGAAGTATTTCTTCTATATCTTTTATCCGGCCCATCTTTTGATTTTGTTTGTTATTAGCAGATATATAGGATAA